One part of the Arabidopsis thaliana chromosome 1 sequence genome encodes these proteins:
- a CDS encoding basic helix-loop-helix (bHLH) DNA-binding superfamily protein (basic helix-loop-helix (bHLH) DNA-binding superfamily protein; FUNCTIONS IN: DNA binding, sequence-specific DNA binding transcription factor activity; INVOLVED IN: regulation of transcription; LOCATED IN: nucleus; CONTAINS InterPro DOMAIN/s: Helix-loop-helix DNA-binding domain (InterPro:IPR001092), Helix-loop-helix DNA-binding (InterPro:IPR011598); BEST Arabidopsis thaliana protein match is: basic helix-loop-helix (bHLH) DNA-binding superfamily protein (TAIR:AT1G12540.1); Has 533 Blast hits to 533 proteins in 49 species: Archae - 0; Bacteria - 0; Metazoa - 85; Fungi - 0; Plants - 445; Viruses - 0; Other Eukaryotes - 3 (source: NCBI BLink).): protein MDCVPSLFMPDSTYEDGLLFSDSFLLSPFISYQNNDVFHSITNKIGGSNKKRSLCDITYGANEANKNDDDRESKKMKHRDIERQRRQEVSSLFKRLRTLLPFQYIQGKRSTSDHIVQAVNYIKDLQIKIKELNEKRNRVKKVISATTTTHSAIEECTSSLSSSAASTLSSSCSCVGDKHITVVVTPCLVGVEIIISCCLGRNKSCLSSVLQMLAQEQRFSVVSCLSARRQQRFMHTIVSQVEDGKQINILELKDKIMTM, encoded by the exons ATGGATTGTGTTCCTTCATTGTTTATGCCTGATTCAACCTACGAAGATGGATTACtattttctgattcttttcttctttctccgtTTATATCATACCAAAACAATGATGTTTTCCATTCgatcacaaacaaaattggTGGAAGCAATAAGAAACGAAGTTTGTGTGATATAACATATGGTGCGAATGAAGCCaacaaaaatgatgatgatcgaGAGagcaagaagatgaaacataGAGACATTGAAAGGCAAAGAAGACAAGAAGTTTCATCTCTTTTCAAAAGACTAAGAACTCTCTTGCCATTTCAATATATCCAG GGTAAACGCTCGACATCAGATCACATCGTGCAGGCAGTGAACTACATCAAAGacttacaaatcaaaatcaaagaactCAACGAAAAGAGAAATCGGGTAAAAAAAGTCATATCGGCCACAACTACTACTCATTCAGCTATAGAGGAATGCACCAGTAgtttatcatcatcagcagCATCAACACTATCATCAAGCTGCTCATGTGTAGGAGACAAACACATTACTGTTGTGGTCACACCTTGTTTAGTTGGTGTTGAGATCATCATAAGTTGTTGTCTCGGACGAAACAAGTCTTGTCTCTCGAGTGTTCTTCAAATGTTAGCTCAAGAACAAAGGTTCAGTGTAGTTAGTTGCCTCTCAGCTAGACGGCAACAGAGATTCATGCACACCATTGTTTCGCAG GTGGAGGATGGCAAACAGATCAATATTTTGGAGCTTAAGGATAAAATAATGACTATGTAG
- a CDS encoding basic helix-loop-helix (bHLH) DNA-binding superfamily protein, with protein MDCVPSLFMPDSTYEDGLLFSDSFLLSPFISYQNNDVFHSITNKIGGSNKKRSLCDITYGANEANKNDDDRESKKMKHRDIERQRRQEVSSLFKRLRTLLPFQYIQGKRSTSDHIVQAVNYIKDLQIKIKELNEKRNRVKKVISATTTTHSAIEECTSSLSSSAASTLSSSCSCVGDKHITVVVTPCLVGVEIIISCCLGRNKSCLSSVLQMLAQEQRFSVVSCLSARRQQRFMHTIVSQVKLLLKI; from the exons ATGGATTGTGTTCCTTCATTGTTTATGCCTGATTCAACCTACGAAGATGGATTACtattttctgattcttttcttctttctccgtTTATATCATACCAAAACAATGATGTTTTCCATTCgatcacaaacaaaattggTGGAAGCAATAAGAAACGAAGTTTGTGTGATATAACATATGGTGCGAATGAAGCCaacaaaaatgatgatgatcgaGAGagcaagaagatgaaacataGAGACATTGAAAGGCAAAGAAGACAAGAAGTTTCATCTCTTTTCAAAAGACTAAGAACTCTCTTGCCATTTCAATATATCCAG GGTAAACGCTCGACATCAGATCACATCGTGCAGGCAGTGAACTACATCAAAGacttacaaatcaaaatcaaagaactCAACGAAAAGAGAAATCGGGTAAAAAAAGTCATATCGGCCACAACTACTACTCATTCAGCTATAGAGGAATGCACCAGTAgtttatcatcatcagcagCATCAACACTATCATCAAGCTGCTCATGTGTAGGAGACAAACACATTACTGTTGTGGTCACACCTTGTTTAGTTGGTGTTGAGATCATCATAAGTTGTTGTCTCGGACGAAACAAGTCTTGTCTCTCGAGTGTTCTTCAAATGTTAGCTCAAGAACAAAGGTTCAGTGTAGTTAGTTGCCTCTCAGCTAGACGGCAACAGAGATTCATGCACACCATTGTTTCGCAGGTAAAATTgttactaaaaatataa
- a CDS encoding uncharacterized protein (unknown protein; Has 30201 Blast hits to 17322 proteins in 780 species: Archae - 12; Bacteria - 1396; Metazoa - 17338; Fungi - 3422; Plants - 5037; Viruses - 0; Other Eukaryotes - 2996 (source: NCBI BLink).), translated as MKGEKIGFNVRNTMKEEYEQVSNGRAFMFVLVCASLRILIILLVSFTF; from the coding sequence ATGAAAGGCGAAAAAATTGGTTTCAACGTGAGAAACACTATGAAAGAAGAGTATGAACAAGTAAGTAATGGACGTGCGttcatgtttgttttggtctGTGCCTCCCTTCGCattctaattattttattagttagtTTTACTTTCTAA
- the EXPA18 gene encoding expansin A18 (expansin A18 (EXPA18); INVOLVED IN: plant-type cell wall modification involved in multidimensional cell growth, unidimensional cell growth, plant-type cell wall loosening; LOCATED IN: endomembrane system, extracellular region; EXPRESSED IN: root hair, root; CONTAINS InterPro DOMAIN/s: Pollen allergen, N-terminal (InterPro:IPR014734), Rare lipoprotein A (InterPro:IPR005132), Pollen allergen/expansin, C-terminal (InterPro:IPR007117), Barwin-related endoglucanase (InterPro:IPR009009), Expansin (InterPro:IPR002963), Expansin/Lol pI (InterPro:IPR007118), Expansin 45, endoglucanase-like (InterPro:IPR007112); BEST Arabidopsis thaliana protein match is: expansin A7 (TAIR:AT1G12560.1); Has 2180 Blast hits to 2177 proteins in 164 species: Archae - 0; Bacteria - 12; Metazoa - 0; Fungi - 39; Plants - 2093; Viruses - 0; Other Eukaryotes - 36 (source: NCBI BLink).), with amino-acid sequence MDQNLYRKCLVILSMMAMIGTSMATYAGTPWRTASATFYGDDTGSATMGGACGYGNMYDSGYGVATTALSTALFNEGYACGQCFQLKCVSSPNCYYGSPATVVTATNICPPNYGQASNNGGWCNPPRVHFDLTKPAFMKIANWKAGIIPVSYRRVACKKIGGIRFKFEGNGYWLLVYVMNVGGPGDIKTMAVKGSRTGWINMSHNWGASYQAFSSLYGQSLSFRLTSYTTRQTIYAYNAAPASWSAGKTYQSKANFN; translated from the exons atGGATCAAAATTTGTATCGCAAGTGCCTGGTTATTTTATCGATGATGGCAATGATCGGCACATCAATGGCTACATATGCCGGGACCCCATGGCGTACAGCCTCAGCCACTTTTTACGGTGACGACACCGGCAGCGCAACTATGG GTGGGGCTTGTGGCTATGGTAACATGTATGACAGCGGCTACGGGGTAGCCACGACTGCGCTGAGCACAGCCCTGTTCAACGAGGGTTATGCATGCGGTCAATGTTTCCAGTTAAAGTGTGTGTCGTCGCCTAACTGCTACTACGGGTCACCAGCCACCGTGGTAACTGCAACCAACATATGTCCACCAAATTATGGCCAAGCATCCAACAATGGTGGATGGTGTAATCCGCCACGAGTCCATTTTGATTTGACTAAACCAGCTTTTATGAAGATCGCTAACTGGAAGGCTGGTATCATCCCCGTCTCATATCGCAG AGTGGCATGTAAGAAGATCGGAGGAATAAGGTTCAAATTTGAAGGAAATGGATATTGGCTACTTGTGTACGTGATGAACGTAGGTGGTCCAGGTGACATCAAGACCATGGCCGTTAAAGGTAGCCGCACAGGGTGGATCAACATGAGCCATAACTGGGGAGCTTCGTACCAAgccttttcttctctctacgGTCAGTCTCTCTCGTTCCGGCTCACCTCTTACACCACTCGTCAGACCATTTACGCTTATAATGCTGCTCCGGCAAGCTGGAGCGCGGGCAAGACCTACCAGAGCAAGGctaattttaactaa
- a CDS encoding transmembrane protein, putative (DUF1191): MIDSSSTLLHRIFSSPQHSNVNNYSTNIENGNNVSSSYQISLLLARTKDPSNVDFGNVSGPSVVERTFLNKPMCATFELDGKVTLAAEVKPFVCAVKTNGHFGLVVTDDPKSNGGGEKEMKKEKIGRWRKVVGGLVGSVTVGVVLLGLVVAAAVVTAKKRRRRAKREEMERKAYEEEAFRVVSMVGHSRAFVASATRTSPGFMEYEFVPN, from the exons ATGATCGACTCTTCCTCTACACTTCTTCATCGCATCTTCTCATCACCTCAACATTCAAACGTGAACAATTACTCCACCAATATCGAAAATG GGAATAACGTGAGTAGCTCTTATCAGATAAGTCTCCTCCTAGCCCGTACTAAAGATCCATCCAACGTTGATTTTGGGAACGTTTCTGGACCGTCGGTGGTAGAGAGAACGTTCTTGAATAAGCCAATGTGCGCTACTTTTGAACTTGATGGAAAAGTAACGCTTGCCGCCGAAGTGAAGCCGTTTGTGTGCGCCGTTAAAACCAATGGACATTTTGGTTTAGTGGTGACGGATGATCCAAAATCGAATGGTGGAGGAgaaaaggagatgaagaaggagaagatcgGACGGTGGAGGAAGGTTGTTGGAGGGCTTGTTGGGTCTGTGACGGTGGGGGTGGTGCTTTTAGGGCTGGTGGTGGCGGCTGCTGTAGTGACGgcaaagaaaaggagaagaagggcaaaaagggaagaaatggagagaaaagcttatgaagaagaagcttttagAGTAGTGTCAATGGTGGGGCATTCTAGGGCTTTCGTTGCTTCTGCTACAAGGACTTCTCCAGGTTTCATGGAATATGAGTTTGTtcctaattaa
- a CDS encoding transmembrane protein, putative (DUF1191) (Protein of unknown function (DUF1191); FUNCTIONS IN: molecular_function unknown; INVOLVED IN: biological_process unknown; LOCATED IN: endomembrane system; CONTAINS InterPro DOMAIN/s: Protein of unknown function DUF1191 (InterPro:IPR010605); BEST Arabidopsis thaliana protein match is: Protein of unknown function (DUF1191) (TAIR:AT4G22900.1); Has 30201 Blast hits to 17322 proteins in 780 species: Archae - 12; Bacteria - 1396; Metazoa - 17338; Fungi - 3422; Plants - 5037; Viruses - 0; Other Eukaryotes - 2996 (source: NCBI BLink).), which translates to MVTLTLYPPSIQLIIIVLFLFLPSHLEGSTSTTTTQEALNESSRLLDLILRDYTLNFFKNQHYSIKTGVIRRVHLPSDYSGIKLDAVRFRCGSLRRYGAKIEEFNIGVGAILEPCGERLLVVRQSLGSKWSDIYYKNYDLSGYRLVSPVLGLLAYNALNDVVLGNNVSSSYQISLLLARTKDPSNVDFGNVSGPSVVERTFLNKPMCATFELDGKVTLAAEVKPFVCAVKTNGHFGLVVTDDPKSNGGGEKEMKKEKIGRWRKVVGGLVGSVTVGVVLLGLVVAAAVVTAKKRRRRAKREEMERKAYEEEAFRVVSMVGHSRAFVASATRTSPGFMEYEFVPN; encoded by the coding sequence ATGGTAACACTAACACTCTATCCTCCCTCTATTCAACTAATAATAATCGTATTATTCCTCTTCCTTCCCTCTCATCTAGAGGGTTCGActtctactactactactcaAGAAGCTCTCAATGAATCCTCAAGGCTTCTTGATCTCATTCTAAGAGATTACACTCTCAACTTCTTCAAGAACCAACATTATTCTATCAAGACCGGTGTTATTCGGCGTGTTCATCTCCCGTCTGACTACTCCGGCATAAAACTTGACGCCGTTAGGTTCCGGTGTGGGAGTCTCCGACGATACGGAGCAAAAATCGAAGAATTCAATATTGGCGTTGGAGCTATTCTTGAGCCGTGTGGTGAACGTCTTTTGGTTGTGAGACAAAGCTTGGGATCAAAGTGGTCcgatatatattacaaaaactaTGATCTCTCCGGTTATAGACTTGTGTCTCCGGTTCTAGGGCTCTTAGCTTATAACGCATTAAACGATGTTGTTTTAGGGAATAACGTGAGTAGCTCTTATCAGATAAGTCTCCTCCTAGCCCGTACTAAAGATCCATCCAACGTTGATTTTGGGAACGTTTCTGGACCGTCGGTGGTAGAGAGAACGTTCTTGAATAAGCCAATGTGCGCTACTTTTGAACTTGATGGAAAAGTAACGCTTGCCGCCGAAGTGAAGCCGTTTGTGTGCGCCGTTAAAACCAATGGACATTTTGGTTTAGTGGTGACGGATGATCCAAAATCGAATGGTGGAGGAgaaaaggagatgaagaaggagaagatcgGACGGTGGAGGAAGGTTGTTGGAGGGCTTGTTGGGTCTGTGACGGTGGGGGTGGTGCTTTTAGGGCTGGTGGTGGCGGCTGCTGTAGTGACGgcaaagaaaaggagaagaagggcaaaaagggaagaaatggagagaaaagcttatgaagaagaagcttttagAGTAGTGTCAATGGTGGGGCATTCTAGGGCTTTCGTTGCTTCTGCTACAAGGACTTCTCCAGGTTTCATGGAATATGAGTTTGTtcctaattaa